In a single window of the Rhodoferax saidenbachensis genome:
- a CDS encoding acyl-ACP desaturase, producing MLYPELFKQLESVRWDMDKDIPWASFDPVKLSDEQAATIKMNAITEWAALPATEMFLRDNRGDSDFSAFMSIWFFEEQKHSLVLMEYLRRYRPDMVPTEEELHNVRFEFDPAPVLETLMLHFCGEIRLNHWYRRASEWHTEPVIKTIYTKLSQDEARHGGAYLRYMKRAIQNFGDEAKAAFAKVGVLMASARRTAQALHPTNLHVNKALFPRDTIQSRMPNPEWLEHWLDKQINFDAVWETKVVERILHNMSLLMDRSFSTVQELNKYRKELARELADSITPAVSPRPV from the coding sequence ATGCTCTACCCGGAACTCTTCAAGCAACTGGAATCGGTCCGCTGGGATATGGACAAAGACATTCCCTGGGCCAGCTTCGACCCCGTCAAGCTCTCCGACGAGCAGGCGGCCACGATCAAGATGAATGCCATCACCGAGTGGGCTGCGCTGCCTGCCACCGAGATGTTCTTGCGCGACAACCGCGGCGACAGCGATTTCTCCGCCTTCATGTCGATCTGGTTTTTTGAAGAACAGAAACACTCACTGGTGCTGATGGAGTACCTGCGCCGCTACCGGCCCGACATGGTGCCGACTGAGGAAGAGCTGCACAACGTGCGCTTCGAGTTCGACCCGGCGCCCGTGCTGGAGACGCTGATGCTGCATTTCTGCGGCGAGATCCGCCTCAACCATTGGTACCGCCGCGCCAGCGAATGGCACACCGAACCCGTCATCAAGACCATCTACACCAAGCTCAGCCAGGACGAAGCCCGCCATGGCGGCGCCTACCTGCGGTACATGAAACGCGCCATCCAGAATTTTGGCGATGAAGCCAAAGCCGCCTTTGCCAAAGTGGGCGTGCTCATGGCCAGTGCGCGGCGCACAGCGCAAGCGCTGCACCCGACCAACCTGCACGTCAACAAGGCGCTGTTCCCGCGCGACACCATCCAGAGCCGCATGCCCAACCCTGAGTGGCTGGAGCACTGGCTGGACAAACAAATCAACTTTGATGCGGTGTGGGAGACCAAGGTGGTCGAGCGCATCCTGCACAACATGAGTCTGCTGATGGACCGCAGTTTCAGCACCGTGCAGGAGCTCAACAAATACCGCAAGGAACTGGCCCGCGAACTGGCCGACTCCATCACTCCAGCTGTGTCACCACGGCCGGTCTGA
- a CDS encoding NAD(P)/FAD-dependent oxidoreductase produces the protein MKVAIVGSGISGLAVAHRLRGLADITLFEAGSYFGGHTNTVDLTLPGLNGTKVTHGVDTGFLVFNERTYPTLIALLAELGVETSKSDMSFSVQVPGSAGQAPLEWSGSSLDTVFSQRQNLWNPRFWRMLRDVLRFNRLATNIARRNAEAELVQPLGDFLAQHALSDEFRDWYFLPMLGCIWSCPTDQMLQFPVATMIRFCHNHGLIQVTNRPQWWTVTGGARHYVDKIVAGITDKRLNTPVENITRDSQGVWVRSHGQTEHFDKVVLASHSDQSLTMLSDARAAEQAVLGAIRYQPNRAVLHTDTRVLPTERRAWAAWNYERAASADKNSAQVCLHYLLNQLQPLPFAQDVVVSLNPVREIDSAQIHATFDYAHPVFDLAAIRAQKSLPALQGMQHTYYCGAWTGYGFHEDGLKSGLDVAQRLGQAIAQHAVGGAL, from the coding sequence ATGAAGGTCGCCATCGTCGGCTCCGGTATCTCGGGCCTGGCCGTGGCGCACCGCCTGCGCGGGCTGGCCGACATCACCCTGTTCGAGGCGGGCAGCTACTTTGGCGGGCATACCAATACGGTGGACCTGACCTTGCCGGGTTTGAACGGTACCAAAGTCACGCATGGCGTGGACACCGGTTTTTTGGTGTTTAACGAGCGCACCTACCCTACCCTGATTGCGCTGCTGGCGGAGCTGGGCGTGGAGACGTCCAAGTCCGACATGTCGTTCTCCGTGCAGGTGCCGGGCAGCGCAGGCCAGGCGCCACTGGAATGGAGCGGTTCGTCATTGGACACCGTGTTTTCCCAACGCCAAAACCTCTGGAACCCACGCTTCTGGCGCATGCTGCGCGACGTGCTGCGTTTCAACCGGCTGGCCACCAACATTGCCCGGCGCAATGCCGAGGCCGAGCTGGTGCAGCCGCTGGGCGACTTTCTGGCCCAGCACGCGCTGTCCGATGAATTTCGCGACTGGTATTTCCTGCCCATGCTGGGCTGCATCTGGAGCTGCCCGACCGACCAGATGCTGCAGTTCCCCGTGGCCACCATGATCCGTTTTTGCCACAACCACGGCCTGATCCAGGTAACCAACCGCCCGCAGTGGTGGACGGTAACCGGCGGCGCACGCCACTATGTGGACAAGATCGTTGCGGGCATTACCGACAAACGGCTCAACACCCCGGTGGAAAACATCACGCGCGATTCCCAGGGCGTGTGGGTGCGTTCCCACGGCCAGACAGAACACTTTGACAAAGTGGTGCTGGCCAGCCACTCAGACCAAAGCCTTACGATGCTGAGCGACGCCCGCGCGGCCGAGCAGGCGGTGCTGGGCGCCATTCGTTACCAGCCCAACCGCGCCGTGTTGCACACCGATACCCGCGTATTGCCCACCGAGCGCCGCGCCTGGGCCGCGTGGAATTACGAGCGCGCTGCGAGTGCCGACAAAAACTCGGCCCAGGTCTGCCTGCACTACCTGCTCAACCAGCTGCAGCCCCTCCCGTTTGCGCAGGACGTGGTGGTCTCGCTGAACCCGGTGCGCGAGATAGACTCGGCCCAGATCCACGCGACGTTTGACTACGCGCACCCGGTGTTTGACCTGGCCGCCATCCGTGCGCAAAAGTCTTTGCCTGCATTGCAAGGCATGCAACACACCTACTACTGCGGCGCCTGGACCGGTTATGGCTTCCACGAAGATGGCCTGAAGTCCGGGCTGGACGTGGCGCAGCGCCTGGGGCAAGCCATCGCACAACACGCGGTGGGCGGTGCCCTATGA
- a CDS encoding DUF1365 domain-containing protein, producing MNTTAQALIGFGEVRHTRLRPVRNAFAYGTYFLMLPMRSLQLQGDSALARNRFAPLSFYDTDHGDGRSPEQGGALAWLDALLLREGVEDADGEVWLHCYPRVLGFTFKPVSFWYCHRLDGSLRAIVVEVNNTFGERHCYLLDEPHYGVELRADKVFHVSPFCPVEGGYRFRFMRTADDQRTVARIDYDDAQGPLIETSVSGHLQPLTRQSTRQALWRYPAMTLAVVARIHWQALRLFFKKVRFFRKPAPPPTFTTR from the coding sequence ATGAACACAACAGCGCAGGCCCTGATCGGGTTTGGCGAAGTACGCCACACCCGCCTGCGCCCGGTGCGCAATGCGTTTGCCTATGGCACCTATTTCCTCATGCTGCCGATGCGCAGTCTGCAGTTGCAAGGCGATAGTGCGCTGGCACGCAACCGCTTTGCGCCTCTGAGTTTTTATGACACCGACCATGGCGACGGCCGCAGCCCCGAACAAGGTGGCGCACTGGCCTGGCTGGATGCGCTGCTGCTGCGCGAAGGGGTGGAAGACGCCGACGGTGAGGTCTGGCTGCACTGCTACCCACGCGTGCTGGGCTTCACCTTCAAACCCGTGAGCTTCTGGTACTGCCACCGGTTGGACGGCAGCCTGCGCGCCATCGTGGTGGAAGTGAACAACACCTTTGGCGAGCGCCATTGTTACCTGCTGGACGAGCCGCATTATGGCGTGGAATTGCGCGCCGACAAGGTGTTCCACGTGTCGCCGTTTTGCCCGGTGGAAGGCGGCTACCGTTTTCGCTTCATGCGCACGGCGGACGACCAACGCACCGTGGCACGCATTGACTATGACGACGCGCAAGGCCCGCTCATCGAGACCAGTGTGAGCGGCCACCTGCAACCCCTCACGCGCCAAAGCACACGCCAGGCGCTGTGGCGCTACCCGGCCATGACGCTGGCCGTGGTGGCGCGCATCCATTGGCAGGCGCTGCGCCTGTTTTTCAAGAAGGTGCGCTTCTTCCGCAAACCCGCACCACCGCCCACTTTCACCACCCGTTGA
- a CDS encoding SAM-dependent methyltransferase — MNTTTAPAFTLPQGTPAAARTVLKLLQRLRHGSLTVQLPNGSMQRFGGEVMPHATLQLHNWNVCAAALKSGDIGFAESYIAGDWSTPNLTELLRVLVKNRAEVENVVYGSWAGRLLYRIKHLLNRNTKTNSQKNIHAHYDLGNAFYTLWLDETMNYSSALFHGDFTQPMVQAQHAKVRRALQQAGVQPGDRVLEIGCGWGALAEMATTGFGASVTGVTLSTEQLAFAKARMERLGVAHQADLRLQDYRDIDDAPFDAICSIEMVEAVGREYWPTYFQTVAKLLKPGGHACVQSIVIDDALFDRYVASTDFIQQYIFPGGCLPCPREFRTQAEAAGLEVVEALHFGPDYAETLRRWRNAFVTEHNAVLQQGFDARFVRIWEFYLGYCEAAFDERNIDVVQYTLRKRAV; from the coding sequence ATGAACACCACCACCGCACCCGCCTTCACCCTGCCACAGGGCACGCCCGCCGCCGCGCGCACCGTGCTCAAGCTGCTGCAGCGCCTGCGCCATGGCAGCCTGACCGTGCAACTGCCCAATGGGTCCATGCAACGTTTTGGCGGTGAGGTCATGCCCCACGCCACGTTGCAACTGCACAACTGGAATGTCTGCGCGGCAGCGCTCAAGTCCGGTGACATTGGTTTTGCCGAGAGTTACATCGCCGGTGACTGGAGCACGCCCAACCTGACCGAGCTGCTGCGTGTGCTGGTGAAAAACCGCGCTGAGGTGGAGAACGTGGTCTACGGCTCTTGGGCCGGGCGCCTGCTGTACCGCATCAAACACCTGCTCAACCGCAACACCAAAACCAACAGCCAGAAAAACATCCACGCCCACTACGACCTGGGCAATGCGTTTTACACGCTGTGGCTGGACGAGACCATGAACTACTCGTCGGCCCTGTTCCACGGCGACTTCACGCAGCCCATGGTGCAGGCACAACACGCCAAGGTGCGCCGTGCGCTGCAGCAGGCCGGCGTGCAACCGGGCGACCGCGTGCTGGAAATCGGCTGCGGCTGGGGCGCGCTGGCCGAGATGGCAACCACCGGCTTTGGCGCGTCCGTCACCGGCGTAACCCTGAGCACCGAACAGCTCGCGTTTGCCAAAGCACGCATGGAACGTCTGGGTGTGGCGCATCAAGCGGATTTGCGCTTGCAGGACTACCGCGACATTGATGACGCGCCGTTTGATGCGATCTGCTCCATCGAGATGGTGGAAGCCGTGGGCCGCGAGTATTGGCCCACCTATTTCCAGACCGTTGCCAAGTTGCTCAAGCCCGGTGGGCACGCCTGTGTGCAGAGCATCGTGATCGACGACGCGTTGTTTGACCGGTATGTCGCGTCCACCGACTTTATCCAACAGTACATCTTTCCCGGTGGCTGCCTGCCCTGCCCGCGCGAATTCCGCACGCAGGCCGAAGCGGCCGGGCTGGAGGTGGTGGAGGCGCTGCATTTCGGCCCCGACTACGCCGAGACGCTGCGGCGCTGGCGCAATGCCTTTGTGACCGAGCACAACGCTGTATTGCAGCAGGGCTTTGATGCGCGTTTTGTGCGCATCTGGGAGTTCTACCTGGGCTACTGCGAAGCGGCCTTTGACGAACGCAACATCGACGTGGTGCAGTACACGCTGCGCAAACGTGCGGTCTGA
- a CDS encoding chalcone isomerase family protein produces the protein MPTRRTILQLPLLAWAALGALGVRAQSATPPEISTELPTALAAGSSRMRFFGLSIYDAKLWVTPGFKAATYAQHPLALELTYLRALSGKAIAERSLTEMRRAGPLPAATEARWLAAMQAAFPDVKEGDRITGVHLPAVGARFYVNRQLRSTITDAEFSRLFFGIWLSDATSEPRLRQELLAGVPG, from the coding sequence ATGCCAACGCGTCGCACCATCTTGCAACTGCCCCTGCTGGCCTGGGCTGCGCTGGGCGCGCTTGGCGTGAGGGCGCAAAGCGCAACACCACCCGAGATCAGCACCGAGCTGCCCACGGCGCTGGCTGCGGGCAGCAGCCGCATGCGCTTTTTCGGTCTGTCGATTTACGACGCCAAGCTGTGGGTCACACCGGGCTTCAAGGCAGCAACCTACGCGCAGCACCCACTGGCGCTGGAGCTGACTTACCTGCGCGCACTGAGCGGTAAAGCCATAGCCGAGCGCTCGCTCACCGAGATGCGCCGCGCTGGCCCGCTGCCCGCCGCCACCGAAGCACGCTGGCTGGCTGCGATGCAGGCGGCTTTTCCCGATGTGAAAGAAGGTGACCGTATCACCGGCGTGCACCTGCCCGCCGTGGGGGCACGCTTTTATGTCAACAGACAATTGCGCAGCACGATTACTGATGCCGAGTTCAGCCGGCTGTTCTTTGGTATCTGGCTGTCGGACGCGACCAGCGAGCCGCGCCTGCGCCAGGAACTGCTGGCCGGCGTGCCAGGCTGA
- a CDS encoding MFS transporter encodes MRCVTTPTAMSFTWRDGWRYGLLGLPLAFVALPLYVILPNHYARAFGVPLATLGAVLLLARLFDAFIDPLLGRWSDRLFARSPRTVLGWAAVGAVLLFGGFALLFFPPVQGTEALVLWATACLMLTYAAYSLLSITHQSWGAMLGGDEAQRSRVVAWREGLGLVGVILASIAPVALGLPAATALFFIALFAGWWAWTRARQPRTTAQSFSDSGYSAGQPASIWLPFTRPAYRALLSVFVVNGIASAVPATLILFFVQDRLQAPASAEPLFLGSYFLSAALAIPLWLQVVKRIGLARTWGVGMLLSIAVFVFAAGLGAGDTTAFIVVCALSGVALGTDLAIPGALLAGTIDTNGDRGRMEGAYFGWWNFAIKLNLALAAGVALPALGLLGYTPGTRDPQALQVLTLAYCLLPCALKALAAVLLYTLILRKTP; translated from the coding sequence ATGCGCTGCGTCACGACGCCCACGGCGATGTCATTCACTTGGCGCGATGGCTGGCGTTATGGCCTGCTGGGTTTGCCGCTCGCCTTTGTGGCGCTGCCGCTGTACGTGATCCTGCCCAACCACTATGCGCGCGCGTTTGGCGTGCCGCTGGCCACGCTGGGGGCGGTGCTGCTGTTGGCGCGTTTGTTTGATGCCTTCATCGACCCGCTGCTGGGGCGCTGGAGCGACCGGCTGTTTGCGCGCTCGCCGCGCACGGTACTGGGCTGGGCGGCCGTGGGCGCGGTGTTGCTGTTTGGTGGATTTGCCCTGCTGTTTTTCCCGCCGGTGCAAGGCACCGAGGCACTGGTGCTGTGGGCCACGGCCTGCCTGATGCTGACCTACGCCGCCTACAGCCTGCTCAGCATCACGCACCAGTCCTGGGGCGCGATGCTGGGCGGTGATGAGGCGCAGCGCAGCCGCGTGGTGGCCTGGCGCGAAGGGCTGGGCCTGGTCGGCGTGATTTTGGCATCGATTGCGCCCGTAGCCCTCGGTCTGCCTGCGGCAACAGCTCTCTTTTTCATAGCGCTTTTTGCTGGCTGGTGGGCCTGGACACGCGCACGCCAGCCCCGCACCACGGCACAGAGTTTCAGCGACAGCGGGTATTCGGCAGGGCAGCCCGCATCCATCTGGCTGCCGTTTACACGCCCGGCCTACCGCGCGCTCTTGTCCGTGTTTGTGGTCAACGGCATTGCCAGTGCGGTGCCCGCCACGTTGATCCTCTTTTTTGTGCAGGACCGGCTGCAAGCCCCGGCCAGCGCCGAGCCGCTGTTTCTGGGCAGTTACTTTCTGAGCGCTGCGCTGGCGATACCGCTTTGGTTGCAAGTGGTTAAACGCATCGGGCTGGCGCGCACCTGGGGGGTGGGCATGTTGCTGTCCATTGCGGTGTTTGTATTTGCGGCTGGGCTGGGCGCCGGTGACACCACAGCGTTCATCGTGGTGTGTGCCTTGTCCGGCGTCGCGCTGGGCACCGACCTGGCCATTCCCGGCGCGCTGCTGGCCGGCACGATTGACACCAACGGCGACCGCGGCCGCATGGAAGGCGCGTACTTCGGCTGGTGGAACTTTGCCATCAAGCTCAACCTGGCGCTGGCCGCCGGTGTGGCCCTGCCCGCGCTGGGCCTGCTGGGCTACACGCCCGGCACACGCGACCCGCAAGCCCTGCAAGTTCTCACGCTGGCCTATTGCCTGCTGCCCTGCGCCCTGAAGGCGCTGGCAGCGGTGCTGCTCTACACCCTCATCCTCCGAAAGACCCCATGA
- a CDS encoding DUF3833 domain-containing protein — translation MKRRLLLSSAAASTLVLGGCASQDINNYASEKPVLDLQQYFNGTLDAYGVFTDRSGAVVKRFTVVMRCTWSGDVGLLDEDFTYADGSTQKRVWRLTKLADGRYTGTAGDVVGTAQGQARGNAFYWNYTLSLPVDGKVYEVQFDDWMYLMTDRVMLNKATMTKFGVKLGEVTLSFTKR, via the coding sequence ATGAAACGACGCCTGCTCCTGAGCTCCGCCGCGGCCAGCACCCTGGTACTGGGCGGCTGCGCATCCCAAGACATCAACAACTACGCCAGCGAAAAGCCGGTGCTGGACCTGCAGCAGTATTTCAACGGCACGCTGGACGCGTATGGCGTCTTCACCGACCGTTCGGGCGCCGTGGTCAAGCGCTTTACCGTGGTGATGCGCTGCACCTGGAGTGGCGACGTGGGGCTGCTGGACGAAGACTTTACGTACGCCGATGGCAGCACCCAAAAACGCGTGTGGCGCCTCACCAAACTGGCCGATGGCCGTTACACCGGTACGGCCGGAGATGTGGTGGGCACGGCGCAGGGCCAAGCACGCGGCAACGCGTTTTACTGGAACTACACGCTCAGCTTGCCTGTGGATGGCAAGGTCTACGAGGTGCAGTTCGACGACTGGATGTACCTGATGACCGACCGCGTGATGCTGAACAAGGCGACGATGACCAAGTTTGGCGTGAAGCTGGGTGAAGTCACTTTGTCCTTCACCAAGCGCTGA
- a CDS encoding SDR family NAD(P)-dependent oxidoreductase gives MPLLTPLNPPITDWRGKTVWLVGASTGIGEATASRLHALGARVVVSARKQVALDTFVLAHPGSQALALDVTDAQAVQAAAHTLQTQAPLDCVVYCAGHYNAMRGSAMDLPDLQRHLAVNYSGALAVLHAVIPGMQARGAGHISLIGSVAGYRGLPNGLAYGPTKAALINLAETLYLDLRGAGIGVSLINPGFVQTPLTANNDFDMPALLTPAQAAQAIVQGWAQGRFEIHFPKRFTLWLKMLRILPNRAYFYLTRRATL, from the coding sequence ATGCCACTCCTGACACCCCTGAATCCGCCCATCACGGACTGGCGCGGCAAGACCGTGTGGCTGGTGGGCGCCTCCACCGGCATTGGGGAAGCGACGGCGTCGCGCCTGCACGCCTTGGGCGCACGCGTGGTGGTGTCGGCGCGCAAGCAGGTGGCGCTGGATACGTTTGTGCTGGCCCACCCGGGCAGCCAGGCGCTAGCGCTGGATGTGACCGATGCACAGGCCGTACAAGCCGCCGCACACACCTTGCAAACACAGGCCCCGCTGGACTGCGTGGTGTACTGCGCGGGCCACTACAACGCCATGCGGGGCTCCGCCATGGACCTGCCCGATCTACAGCGCCACCTGGCGGTGAACTACAGCGGCGCACTGGCTGTGCTGCACGCGGTGATACCCGGCATGCAGGCGCGCGGCGCCGGGCACATCAGCCTGATCGGCAGTGTGGCGGGTTACCGCGGTTTGCCCAACGGCCTGGCCTACGGGCCCACCAAGGCGGCGCTGATCAACCTGGCCGAGACCTTGTACCTGGACCTGCGCGGTGCGGGCATTGGGGTGTCACTGATCAACCCCGGTTTTGTACAAACGCCGCTCACGGCCAATAACGATTTCGACATGCCCGCGTTGCTGACGCCCGCGCAGGCCGCACAGGCCATCGTGCAGGGCTGGGCGCAGGGACGGTTCGAGATCCATTTCCCCAAACGGTTTACGCTGTGGCTCAAAATGCTGCGCATCCTGCCCAACCGGGCCTATTTCTACCTGACGCGCCGCGCCACGTTATGA
- a CDS encoding nuclear transport factor 2 family protein, with amino-acid sequence MNASSSNEESVQRLVVFFETLTVDSVKAIPDFYAPEARFKDPFNDVTGQAAIAHIFADMFKTLEVPRFVVQERIVQGQQCFLTWEFRFRFRRFKQGQEQVILGGSHLVLDDAGRVTLHRDYWDAAEELYEKLPLVGALMRWLKKRANS; translated from the coding sequence ATGAACGCCTCCAGCTCCAACGAAGAATCCGTGCAACGCCTGGTGGTGTTTTTCGAAACGCTGACCGTGGATTCCGTGAAAGCCATTCCGGACTTCTATGCACCCGAAGCGCGGTTCAAGGACCCGTTCAACGACGTGACGGGGCAGGCCGCCATCGCACACATCTTTGCCGACATGTTCAAAACGCTGGAGGTGCCACGTTTTGTGGTGCAAGAGCGCATCGTGCAGGGGCAGCAGTGTTTTCTGACCTGGGAGTTCCGCTTTCGCTTCCGGCGTTTCAAGCAGGGCCAGGAGCAGGTGATTCTGGGTGGATCCCACCTGGTGCTGGACGACGCAGGCCGCGTGACGCTGCACCGCGACTACTGGGATGCGGCCGAAGAGTTGTACGAGAAATTGCCCCTCGTGGGCGCGCTGATGCGCTGGCTCAAGAAGCGGGCCAACAGTTAG